GCTCAACTCATTCGGCTGCAATGCTCGAATCTTTGCGATCGTATAGCTTGAAAAATCGACCACCAGCTTTGCGTCTGACAACGACACGTCCCCGGTAATTGTCCGCGCCGAGTTGCCCGTCGCACGCCAGGTCCCTCTCTCCTGCGCCGCCGCGCACGCGACCAGCACCACCCCGACAAAGACACCCCATAACATCGTCTGCTTCATCCTTCGAGCATGACATCTGCCCTTCTTTTCATCAACCCGCGGGCCGCCGTCGGCCATTAATTCGCGCTACGCCGCACAATACGAGAAAATAGAAGTTTGGCCATGAGCGAGCAAACGCACGAGCAAAAAAACGATCAGATCACCATCCGCGGCGCCCGCACCCACAACCTCAAGGGCATCGACGTCGATATCCCGCACAACGCGCTCACCGTCGTCAGCGGTGTCAGTGGCAGCGGCAAGTCTTCGCTCGCCTTCGACACCGTCTACGCCGAGGGTCAGCGCCGCTACGTCGAATCGCTCTCCGCCTACGCCCGGCAGTTTCTCGAGCGCATCGAAAAGCCCGATGTCGATCACATGGACGGACTCGCTCCCGCCATCGCCATCAAGCAAAAGAACCAGACGCGCAATCCCCGCTCCACGGTGGCGACGGCGACCGAGATCTACGACTACTTACGCCTGCTCTACGCCCGCTGCGGCACCGTGACCTGCCTGCACTGCGGCGGCATCGTCAAGCACGACACCGTAGACGAGATCGTCACCGCACTCTTCGCTCTGCCGGAAGGCACGCGCACCTACGCGCTCTTCCCTATCGAGCGTGCCGAGGTCAAGCTTGAACCGATGCAGCAGCCCTCCGCCGAACCGGAGGAAGAAGCTCCCAAGCCAAAGAAGGCCGTCGCAAAAAAAGCCGTCAAAGCAGTGGCTGCGCCCAAGGTCATCGACATCACCGATGCTCTTAAAGAGCGGCTAACCGAACTCCGCCGCCGAGGCTACAACCGTCTCTATCAAGCTGGCAAAATCGTCGAGTTCTCCACGCCCGAATCGCTCCTCGAACTCGACTTCGCAAAACCCATCTTCGTCCTCGCCGACCGCCTCGCCATCAGCCCCGACTCACGAGCCCGCATCGTAGACGCCATCGAAACCGGCTACCGCGAGTCCGGCGAGATCCAATTTCATACTGTTCCACGCGAAGACGAAGGCGAGTCGCAGCACCTCCGCTTCTCGGCTGCGTTCGAGTGCACTACCTGCCATCGCGCCTACCGCGAGCCAGAGCCGCGCCTCTTCTCCTTCAACAATCCCTACGGTGCCTGCCCGCGCTGCCAGGGCTTCGGCAACACCATCGACTTCGACCCCAACCTCATCATCCCCGACAAGTCGAAGACGCTGAACCAAGGCGCCATCGCTCCGTGGACGACCACCAAGTACCGTCCTCACCACGGCGAAATGATCCGCGCCGCGAAGGCCGCAAAGATTCCCGTCGATACTCCCTGGTACGATCTGACGCCCGAGCAGCAGCGCTTCATCGAAGACGGCAACGGCAGCTTCCCCGGCATCCGGGGCTTCTTCGCTGCGCTCGAACGCAAAAAATACAAGTTGCACGTCCGCGTCTTCCTGTCGAAGTATCGCGGCTACGCGCTCTGCCCCGACTGCCGCGGCCAGCGCCTCCGCGCCGAGGCTCGCGCCGTGCTCATCAACGACCGCAACATCTGCGAGACCTCCGCGCTAACCATCACCGACGCGCAGAACTTCTTCGACAATCTGCAACTGTCACCGGCACAAACCGAGATCGCCGGAAAGATCCTCGAAGAGGTTCGCCAACGCATTCACTTCCTGCATCAGGTCGGGCTCGACTACCTCACCCTCGACCGCCTCAGCTCCACGCTCTCCGGCGGCGAATCGCAACGCATTCAACTAGCGACATCGCTCGGCTCGCGACTCGTCGGCGCACTCTACGTGCTCGACGAGCCCAGCATCGGCCTGCACACTCGCGACACCGCCAAGCTCATCCGCATCATGAA
This region of Edaphobacter dinghuensis genomic DNA includes:
- the uvrA gene encoding excinuclease ABC subunit UvrA yields the protein MSEQTHEQKNDQITIRGARTHNLKGIDVDIPHNALTVVSGVSGSGKSSLAFDTVYAEGQRRYVESLSAYARQFLERIEKPDVDHMDGLAPAIAIKQKNQTRNPRSTVATATEIYDYLRLLYARCGTVTCLHCGGIVKHDTVDEIVTALFALPEGTRTYALFPIERAEVKLEPMQQPSAEPEEEAPKPKKAVAKKAVKAVAAPKVIDITDALKERLTELRRRGYNRLYQAGKIVEFSTPESLLELDFAKPIFVLADRLAISPDSRARIVDAIETGYRESGEIQFHTVPREDEGESQHLRFSAAFECTTCHRAYREPEPRLFSFNNPYGACPRCQGFGNTIDFDPNLIIPDKSKTLNQGAIAPWTTTKYRPHHGEMIRAAKAAKIPVDTPWYDLTPEQQRFIEDGNGSFPGIRGFFAALERKKYKLHVRVFLSKYRGYALCPDCRGQRLRAEARAVLINDRNICETSALTITDAQNFFDNLQLSPAQTEIAGKILEEVRQRIHFLHQVGLDYLTLDRLSSTLSGGESQRIQLATSLGSRLVGALYVLDEPSIGLHTRDTAKLIRIMKDLRDLGNTILVVEHDPDVIRAADHLLDLGPGAGELGGKLLAEGTVAEVTANPNSITGKYLSGRATIPVPHGRREPGREHLKLTGARIHNLRGVDLDVPLNLLCVVTGVSGSGKSTIVHQVLYRALMQALGQTEGGDPAHLYRELSGTQYINDVVLVDQSPIGRTPRSNPVTYIKAFDDIRALFAAQPDAKRRGFSAGHFSFNVPGGRCDVCEGDGTVTVEMQFLADIELPCEECNGTRYKSATLDIKYKNKNIHDVLNMTVKEALVYFAGHPKIIDKLYVLDEVGLGYVRLGQSATTLSGGEAQRVKLASHLATARSITGRSGNEAAAKARSRTLYILDEPTTGLHFEDVAKLLAAFHKLIEGGGSLLVIEHNLDIIKSADWVIDMGPEGGSGGGQIVATGTPEEIAANPASHTGHWLAPALHLSASEPELQTT